A region from the Streptomyces lydicus genome encodes:
- a CDS encoding DUF4870 domain-containing protein, producing the protein MSDYHQPSYGPPAGGPQQPYGAPQPGYGTPQDPYGASQPGYGTPQDPYGASQQSWHGGPGSYGYPGAQQPPGPGYGPGAPPPAPSTGPAMWAHLGALLTVTVGSTMCCGLGALLGWIFPLSVRGNDRHKHDPYVRHHATQAMNFGITQAVMAALGTVLYFASALIFAAAAHTEAQRNSSGLAVPLLTVIVLFGGFALSGIICAVIGTVKASRGELWTYPRLVAWPLSKG; encoded by the coding sequence ATGTCCGACTACCACCAGCCCAGCTACGGCCCTCCGGCCGGCGGACCACAGCAGCCGTACGGGGCACCACAGCCGGGGTACGGAACTCCGCAGGATCCGTACGGGGCATCGCAGCCGGGGTACGGAACGCCGCAGGATCCGTACGGGGCATCGCAGCAGAGCTGGCACGGCGGCCCAGGAAGCTACGGCTACCCCGGCGCCCAGCAGCCGCCAGGACCCGGTTACGGCCCCGGCGCCCCGCCGCCCGCGCCCTCGACCGGCCCCGCGATGTGGGCCCACCTCGGCGCGCTGCTGACCGTGACCGTGGGCTCGACGATGTGCTGCGGGCTGGGCGCCCTGCTCGGCTGGATCTTCCCGCTGTCCGTCCGCGGCAACGACCGCCACAAGCACGATCCGTACGTCCGCCACCACGCCACCCAGGCCATGAACTTCGGCATCACCCAGGCCGTCATGGCGGCGCTCGGCACGGTGCTCTACTTCGCCAGCGCCCTCATCTTCGCCGCGGCCGCCCACACGGAGGCACAGCGCAACAGCTCCGGCCTGGCGGTCCCGCTGCTGACCGTGATCGTCCTCTTCGGCGGCTTCGCCCTGTCCGGCATCATCTGCGCGGTCATCGGCACGGTGAAGGCGTCCCGCGGTGAGCTGTGGACCTATCCGCGGCTGGTTGCCTGGCCGCTCAGCAAGGGCTGA
- a CDS encoding rhomboid family intramembrane serine protease, with protein sequence MRSRAKPAICLMLGWVALLWLLEGVDAATGGSLDTFGIQPREPAELLDVVPAAFLHFGFAHLAANTLPLLLLGFVAALRSGIGRLLAVVLLIILASGLGVWFTAAPDSNTAGASGVVFGLFGYLLVRGFIERSALDIGIGLVIGVLYGSILWGALPSDNGISWQGHLFGLIGGVLAAFVFRERPRGHDLAGAGVRPVT encoded by the coding sequence ATGAGATCACGCGCGAAGCCCGCGATCTGCCTGATGCTGGGCTGGGTCGCGCTGCTGTGGCTGCTGGAGGGCGTCGACGCCGCCACCGGCGGCAGCCTGGACACCTTCGGCATCCAGCCGCGCGAGCCCGCCGAACTGCTCGATGTGGTGCCCGCCGCGTTCCTGCACTTCGGCTTCGCCCATCTCGCCGCGAACACCCTGCCGTTGCTGCTGCTCGGCTTCGTCGCCGCGCTGCGCAGCGGGATCGGCCGCCTGCTCGCGGTCGTGCTGCTGATCATCCTCGCCAGCGGGCTGGGCGTATGGTTCACCGCCGCACCGGACAGCAACACCGCCGGCGCCTCGGGCGTCGTCTTCGGCCTCTTCGGCTATCTGCTGGTACGCGGCTTCATCGAGCGCAGCGCCCTCGACATCGGCATCGGCCTGGTCATCGGCGTGCTCTACGGCTCGATCCTGTGGGGCGCGCTGCCGTCCGACAACGGGATCAGCTGGCAGGGGCACCTGTTCGGGCTGATCGGCGGGGTGCTGGCGGCCTTCGTCTTCCGGGAGCGCCCGCGCGGCCACGACCTCGCCGGGGCCGGTGTCCGACCCGTCACGTAG
- a CDS encoding UbiX family flavin prenyltransferase: protein MEPPHNDTSKQGPGRRRPWVVGISGASGTPYAASVLRGLLAAGEAVDLIVSRASRLTLLDETGIAFRDAHWRAGLREWLARGADGKPSTFPVTEADLADVRYWPAGDLAAGPSSGSYPVKGMLIVPASTACVAGVALGLSKDLLQRVASVTLKERRRLVVAVRETPLNGPTLKHLVTLDEAGAVVLPASPAFYAGATHIQDLVDFVAGRALDAAEVPHGLYRRWEGELRGGSKEAEEAPDAG from the coding sequence GTGGAGCCGCCGCACAACGACACCAGTAAGCAGGGCCCCGGCCGACGCCGTCCGTGGGTCGTGGGGATTTCCGGCGCGTCCGGGACGCCGTATGCGGCGTCCGTGTTGCGCGGGCTGCTCGCCGCCGGGGAGGCGGTGGATCTGATCGTCAGCCGGGCGTCGCGGCTGACCCTGCTGGACGAGACCGGGATCGCCTTCCGGGATGCCCACTGGCGCGCCGGCCTGCGGGAATGGCTGGCGCGCGGGGCGGACGGCAAACCGTCGACGTTTCCGGTGACGGAGGCGGACCTGGCGGATGTGCGGTACTGGCCGGCCGGGGATCTGGCGGCCGGGCCCTCGTCGGGTTCGTATCCGGTGAAGGGGATGCTGATCGTCCCGGCGAGCACGGCGTGTGTGGCCGGGGTGGCGCTCGGGCTCTCGAAGGATCTGCTGCAGCGGGTGGCGAGCGTGACGCTCAAGGAGCGGCGGCGGCTGGTGGTCGCGGTGCGCGAGACCCCGCTGAACGGTCCGACACTCAAGCACCTGGTGACGCTGGACGAGGCGGGCGCCGTGGTGCTGCCCGCCTCACCGGCGTTCTATGCGGGGGCGACGCACATCCAGGATCTGGTGGACTTCGTCGCCGGCCGGGCGCTCGATGCGGCCGAGGTGCCGCACGGGCTCTACCGGCGCTGGGAAGGGGAGCTGCGGGGCGGCTCCAAGGAAGCGGAGGAGGCCCCGGACGCCGGCTAG